GCGTCGCTGCCGCAACCTTTGCGCCACCGGTGGGCGCTAGGGACACCTATATGATGCATTTTTGCACCGAATAATAGCGGGTGCCTTTGCGATGGATCGTGACTGCATTCGGCACCCTCAGCGATCATCCACCGTTCACCGGTGGCGCAAAGGGGGCCGACCGTCATGCGGTCCCATCGAGTATATAGCGTTTCAGTCGCCGAGCACTGTACATTGCGGCATGCGCAATGCTGGCCTGCTTGCATTTTGTTTCTGCCCTTTATGCAAGACAATGCAAAATTGTCGTGGGAGACGTTGCACTGCAGCTTAAAGACCCGACTTCCTGCTAAACTGAAATCTCGGAATGTGCGCAATTCACTGATTTTGCTACATAGCACTCCGAAGAAGGCCACAAAGATGAGCAGTATACAAGGCATGGAAGTAATCAAGATCGGGGCAGGTGCCACGGCGCTTGACGGATCGAATTCGGACATGCAACCTTTGCATAGCCCAGTCGATTCGTCCTCTGCGCGATGACCTGCAACTGCGCAGGGAAATGTTTGCCGTACTGCGCCTGCCAATCACACCACGTTACTGAACATGAGCCGATGGTATAGTGATCCTAGACAATGAGCAAAGGACACAACCAAAGCGATACGATAATGCTCAGATATTTTACTGCGCTCTAACACACAAGAAAAGCGGGTACCTTGTTGCTTGGAAGTGCAAAGATATATAAATGAGCTGGTAGAAAACttgaatttgacgtcaggaatgTATGAACTGGTGATAATgtacaatggaaaaaaaaagatgatccgaaaggacaaacaaaaagcaagcaTACGGCGACAGCGCATTGTTGAAAAGTTTAATAAACGCTCACCACTGGTGATGTACAAGAAAAAATGCGCTTCAGAAAAGCAAAACCCCGCGTCGACAACCCACGAAATCAAACCCTCTGGTTCACAAAAAATGAGGCGAATAGCTTAAAACAATGACGCTTAGACACTTAAACAACTTTGCTGCTCGCAGATCCTGGCCAAATATTGAAGGCACTGTCCCCGCTTTGCAAACCTCAAAATAGAGCAGACAGCGCAGTATGACCTTCGGAAACAGTCTTAAAACATAAAATTAGAGAGACCCTGTTCAAGTAAAATGACGACACACTAACAGCTTAAGGAATAGGTCTCAGGATGTCACTAGCAGCGCAATCGCGTCTTCCCCGCAAATATcccgagttctttttttttttttgaagaagcgCAGTGCGCCAGTTGAGATGCACAGTGCTCACGGAACGTGCCTGGCTTACGGCCTTCAAGCTGCGAGCGTTTGTATCAACGACCCGAGACGTGTAAGTGCATTCCAAGAGCACTTGTGGAAAGCTCTCGCAGACACGAAGCCCAGTGCGCTGTGCAGGCTACCCTTTCCTCATAAGGCTGAACTCAACAAGTGCAGTAGTGAGAAGAAATGTTAGGTAAAGTATTATGAGGATAGCGCCGACCACGCGAGATGAGCGGAACCACGTCACGAGTGCCGACAGAAGCAACACAAAGAGGACGACCACGAGCGTTCCATAGATGAGTGGGAGCAGCTCACTGTAGTGGAGCTGCATGCAGGTCACGGATCGTGATGCGAGGTTCATACTGAAGGCGACACCGATACCCAGCAGTAGTGCTAGCACGGGTCCGGCGAAGCAAGCTGCCATGGCCATCTGCGGAAAGCCTTGGCGCGAAAGCGACAAGTTGGTTACCATGTCCCCGATGTTGTTGCCCCAGGCGAGAACGGTCATGCCGAGAAGGACATCACTGATGCCGTACAGGGCGCCGAATGCCTTGAGGAGTGCCACTATTTCAGTGGCGATGCCGTAGATCCAAACGATGGACATGGCGAAGCCGACGTAGGCGAAGACAAGGTGGTAACGCGGTGGCTCATGCGCCGACGATGTGAACCAGACGAGCCCGGCCAATGCAATGCCTAACGTAATGATCAAGCACCACGCTGGCACCACGTCGCCAATGCGTGCGGTCAGGATTCCAGAAACGCTTAGGGCGACGATCGGACCAGTGATGCAATGAAGAGCGTTCAGCGGTCGCGACCAGTTGGCGTGACGATTCTCGTGGTCCACCACCGGTATGGTCAGCACAAGCACTAGCGAAATTGGCAGGGTCAGCACTTCGTAGACTTTGCAGCAGAGGTGCTTGGCTTTCCACTCGCCCGGTTCCACGGGTGAAATGTGCAGAAGGAACTCGGTCCACTCGCTGTACATCGGCGGCACTTTCTCGTCGGACGTCTGGCTGATCAGGGGAGTCGCCTCTCCAGGAAACACCGACGAAGAGACCAAGTTGAACGAAGGCTGGCTCGTTCGCGATGGACGCCGAGGCTCCGCGACCTCTGGTGAGGGTGGGTCGGCACGCTGCTCTTCGAAAGAGGTGGTGAAGTAGTAGATTGCATTTTCATGGTGGTGGTGCAGACTGATACCCGAGGACGATCGACGCAATCGGGGTCTGGTCAAAAACGGCGGTGGCGTGGGGACCACGTCGTCAGCCTCGGCGAGCGAAGCCAGATCCTGACTTTCTTCTTCACATTTGACGCTCTTGGTGTCAGTACTGCTACCCAAAGACTCGATGATGGTCTCATCTATGTTGCTGTAGCTGACCCGAGAAACGCGCCGGCTTGCAAGGGCTTGGCGGCAGAACTGAATTTTGCATACTCTGTCGAGAAATTTCTGGCCCCAGACCGCAACTGTTATATAGACCACGTAAAGTACGATGAAGCCGACCGCGTCAGATAGCTTGATGCATCCGTTCGAATAAAGTGTGAAGGCCCAAAAGGAAGCTGCCAGGTAGAAGATGATGTCTCTCAGCAGGGACGACTGGATCAGCTCGAAGTCGTTCTTGATGAAGATAAGGCCAACGACAACGGCCGCGACATAGGTGCCTCCGCCGAGCAGCTCGCCGATGGCCAACGCGGTGCGGTCACGCCGGATGCTGGCGATCGTGGCAATAGTGTCCGGCGCCCCATTGCCGAACGCCAGAAAAGTGACGCCGGCCACTCCTTGGGAGAGCTGGAGGGACTTGGAAATGTGTACGAGCGCTGGACACAGGTACGAGCTCGCCGTTGACCCCAGCGCCACAAACAAGGTGACGAGCCACAAGAACAGAAGCACCTGCGCGGGGACGCCAGCGGTCTGGTCACCTCCGCAGTACAGGAAGTCCACGTAGTGCAGAATCGCACGTCCAGCGTCGCAGTCGTCGAGGCTCCTAGCGAGAGAGCAGCGACTGGCGCTGTCGTTGGCGAGGGTGTTCACCGAGCTGCAGTCAAGCTCGCGTTCCGCGGTGTGCAGGGCGGACGCGCCCATCGCAGCTTTTGCTGAACTTTCTTGCGGGTGGGAGGGAATTTCTTGCGAGCACGCATCACTGGCACAGCTGTAATGGTTGTCCGGGCGGTGGCGCCAGCAGCGACGCCTCCTCGTTCCACAAATGCAAGATGCTGGTGAGCGTCCTTGCACCGTGGCCAGGCAGTAACGGACGAGAA
This Dermacentor albipictus isolate Rhodes 1998 colony chromosome 1, USDA_Dalb.pri_finalv2, whole genome shotgun sequence DNA region includes the following protein-coding sequences:
- the LOC135902875 gene encoding mitochondrial sodium/calcium exchanger protein-like; the protein is MGASALHTAERELDCSSVNTLANDSASRCSLARSLDDCDAGRAILHYVDFLYCGGDQTAGVPAQVLLFLWLVTLFVALGSTASSYLCPALVHISKSLQLSQGVAGVTFLAFGNGAPDTIATIASIRRDRTALAIGELLGGGTYVAAVVVGLIFIKNDFELIQSSLLRDIIFYLAASFWAFTLYSNGCIKLSDAVGFIVLYVVYITVAVWGQKFLDRVCKIQFCRQALASRRVSRVSYSNIDETIIESLGSSTDTKSVKCEEESQDLASLAEADDVVPTPPPFLTRPRLRRSSSGISLHHHHENAIYYFTTSFEEQRADPPSPEVAEPRRPSRTSQPSFNLVSSSVFPGEATPLISQTSDEKVPPMYSEWTEFLLHISPVEPGEWKAKHLCCKVYEVLTLPISLVLVLTIPVVDHENRHANWSRPLNALHCITGPIVALSVSGILTARIGDVVPAWCLIITLGIALAGLVWFTSSAHEPPRYHLVFAYVGFAMSIVWIYGIATEIVALLKAFGALYGISDVLLGMTVLAWGNNIGDMVTNLSLSRQGFPQMAMAACFAGPVLALLLGIGVAFSMNLASRSVTCMQLHYSELLPLIYGTLVVVLFVLLLSALVTWFRSSRVVGAILIILYLTFLLTTALVEFSLMRKG